Proteins encoded within one genomic window of Pseudomonadota bacterium:
- the bcp gene encoding thioredoxin-dependent thiol peroxidase translates to MAAKPTPLEAGTVAPDFAVTTHDGEAISLSALKGRTVVLYFYPKDDTPGCTKQACNLRDNLAALTDRGIAVIGVSPDDDASHAAFTAKYELTFPLVADPERRVIEAYGVWGEKQNYGKTYMGLQRTTFLIDEAGVIQHVFKRPKTADHTAEILSKL, encoded by the coding sequence CAAGCCCACGCCACTTGAAGCCGGAACCGTCGCACCGGACTTCGCCGTGACCACCCACGACGGCGAGGCCATCAGCCTCAGCGCGCTGAAAGGCCGGACGGTCGTGCTGTACTTCTACCCCAAAGACGACACGCCGGGGTGCACGAAACAGGCGTGCAACCTGCGCGACAACCTGGCTGCGCTCACCGACCGGGGCATTGCGGTGATCGGTGTGTCGCCCGACGACGACGCAAGCCACGCGGCGTTCACGGCGAAGTACGAACTGACGTTTCCGCTGGTCGCGGACCCGGAGCGCCGGGTCATCGAAGCCTACGGCGTCTGGGGCGAGAAGCAGAACTACGGCAAGACCTACATGGGCCTGCAGCGCACGACCTTCCTGATCGACGAGGCCGGTGTGATCCAGCACGTGTTCAAGCGACCGAAAACCGCGGACCACACCGCCGAGATTCTTAGCAAGCTGTAG
- a CDS encoding thiamine pyrophosphate-dependent enzyme, producing the protein MTTDPTPRVYDTLARAFRQENVHTCFALLGDANMKWAARLAEQGCQMLYVRHEHCAVAAAMAYARKARDVGVATVTCGPGVTQLITALPAAVRARLPLVVFAGEAPLNSGWYNQGIDQAPLVTATGAAYHALHTTARLPLAVRDAFLQSRRERRPVVVGVPFDLQNQAFAGPDDLPSPSHAVLPRPSPMPPHPDDVSRAAGVVASAARVVVLAGLGAVDAGAGPACRALAETTGGLLATTLPARGLFCDDPHCLGIAGGFATETGLDLLTQADLIIAVGCSLAYHTGGGGRLWPGATVLQIDTDPVAGNQGQDVAHHHLRADARLGAEAITNTLSVKTQPWRSDAIAERIRTAPPDSHVVDIEPGLLDPRAVVDALERAIPPDWQLVNSSGHCSWFFAQMPSRPQERFFTLREFGAIGNGTSFAIGVAASQPDSTVVLFDGDGSLLMHVQELETIKRHGLNILIVVMNDGAYGSEVHKLRAEGLPEGGSVFGHTDIAAIARGFGLAGETLTDLDSLPNHLAAFAANGGAAVWDVRVSAKVVSPAIRRAHPQLG; encoded by the coding sequence ATGACGACTGACCCCACCCCCCGCGTCTACGACACTCTGGCCAGGGCCTTCCGGCAGGAAAACGTGCACACGTGTTTCGCGTTGCTTGGGGATGCGAACATGAAATGGGCGGCGCGCCTCGCGGAGCAGGGGTGTCAGATGCTCTACGTGCGGCACGAGCACTGCGCGGTCGCGGCGGCCATGGCCTACGCGCGCAAGGCACGGGACGTCGGCGTCGCGACGGTCACGTGTGGCCCTGGCGTCACCCAGTTGATCACCGCGCTGCCGGCGGCGGTGCGCGCTCGCCTGCCGCTCGTGGTGTTTGCGGGGGAAGCGCCGCTCAACAGCGGGTGGTACAACCAGGGTATCGACCAGGCGCCGCTCGTCACCGCGACCGGCGCCGCCTACCACGCGCTGCACACAACGGCACGCCTGCCGCTCGCGGTGCGCGACGCCTTTCTGCAATCGCGCCGCGAACGCCGCCCCGTGGTTGTCGGTGTGCCCTTTGATCTGCAAAACCAGGCCTTTGCGGGCCCCGATGACTTGCCATCGCCGTCGCACGCGGTGCTGCCGCGCCCGTCACCGATGCCGCCGCACCCCGACGACGTGAGCCGTGCGGCGGGGGTCGTCGCCAGCGCGGCGCGCGTGGTTGTGCTCGCCGGCCTCGGGGCGGTCGACGCCGGCGCCGGCCCCGCGTGCCGTGCGCTGGCCGAGACAACCGGTGGCCTGCTTGCGACCACCTTGCCGGCACGCGGGCTGTTCTGTGATGACCCGCACTGCCTCGGCATCGCCGGCGGCTTCGCCACGGAAACGGGGTTGGACCTGCTCACACAGGCAGATCTCATCATCGCGGTCGGCTGCTCGCTCGCATACCACACCGGCGGTGGCGGTCGGCTTTGGCCCGGGGCCACCGTGCTGCAGATCGACACCGACCCGGTGGCGGGCAACCAGGGCCAGGACGTCGCCCACCACCACCTCCGGGCCGATGCGCGTCTGGGTGCGGAGGCGATCACTAATACCCTGTCTGTAAAAACGCAACCCTGGCGATCCGATGCGATCGCCGAGCGCATCCGCACCGCCCCACCCGACAGCCACGTGGTCGACATCGAGCCCGGCCTGCTCGACCCGCGCGCGGTGGTGGATGCACTCGAGCGCGCGATCCCGCCCGACTGGCAGCTCGTGAACTCGAGCGGTCACTGCTCGTGGTTCTTTGCGCAGATGCCGTCGCGCCCGCAGGAGCGCTTCTTCACCCTGCGCGAGTTTGGTGCTATCGGTAACGGCACCTCCTTTGCGATCGGCGTCGCTGCTTCGCAGCCCGACAGCACTGTCGTCCTCTTCGACGGCGACGGCAGCCTGCTGATGCACGTGCAGGAGCTCGAGACGATAAAACGCCACGGGCTCAACATCCTGATCGTCGTCATGAACGACGGCGCCTACGGCTCCGAGGTGCACAAACTGCGCGCCGAGGGCCTGCCCGAGGGGGGCTCGGTGTTCGGCCACACCGATATCGCGGCGATTGCGCGCGGCTTCGGGTTGGCAGGGGAGACCCTGACCGACCTTGACAGCCTACCGAACCACCTGGCGGCCTTCGCGGCGAACGGCGGCGCTGCGGTGTGGGATGTGCGTGTGTCTGCCAAGGTGGTGTCGCCCGCCATCCGCCGGGCGCACCCGCAGCTCGGTTGA